A segment of the Niveibacterium umoris genome:
CCGGCATGGACTACGCCAAGCGGATCAAGAAACTCGCTGACGAGGTGTCCGACACCTTGTGCGTCGTGATGCGGGTTTACTTCGAAAAGCCGCGCACCACCACCGGGTGGAAGGGCTTCATCAACGACCCGCACATGGACGACTCCTTCCGTATCGTCGAAGGCATGGAACGCGGTCGACGCTTCCTGCGCGATGTGGCCGAGATCGGCATGCCTGCCGCAACCGAAGCGCTCGACCCGGTGGCACCGCAGTACTACGGCGATCTGGTGAGCTGGACGGCGATCGGCGCGCGCACTTCCGAATCACAGACGCATCGCGAGATGGCGTCTGGGCTCTCGACGCCGGTCGGCTTCAAGAACGGCACAGATGGCTCGCTCGATGCCGCGATCAACGGCATTCTTTCTGCAGCCGCGCCGCACAGCTTCCTCGGCATGAACGATCGCGGCGAAGCCTCGATCATCCGCACCTGCGGCAACAAGTACGGGCACGTCGTGCTGCGCGGCGGCGGTGGTCGCCCGAATTACGACAGTGTCTCAGTGAAGCTTGCCGAACAAGCCTTGCTCAAGGCCGGTCTGCCGATGAACCTGATGATCGACTGCTCCCACGCCAATTCCTGGAAGAAGCCGGAATACCAGCCCCTCGTCATGCGCGATGTGGTGCATCAGATCCGCGAAGGCAACTCATCCATCGTCGGCGTGATGATCGAAAGCTTCATCGAAGCCGGAAATCAGCCGATTCCGAAGGATCTCTCGCAACTCAAATACGGCTGTTCGGTCACCGACGGCTGCGTCAGCTGGGAGACCACTGAAGAAATGTTGCGTCACGCTCATGAAGTGCTGGCGCCCGTCATTGCTGCGCGAGGTCGCGGGTGAGCGAGTCGTTGATCGTTCAGGGGTCGAACGTCTCGACCCCTGCACTCAAGGGTATTGCGCGACTGACCGGCGCCTCTGCGATCGAGCAGATCCATCCAGACGCCTTTCGTCTGTTGGGTGCCCGCGATCACGGCGAGTTGGCGGAGTCTTGCAAGGCGGCGCAGCTGGACTTTGGCTGGGTTCCGGTCAATCGCACGCTTACGGAGTTCGGGTTGTTCGTCACCGACATGGACTCGACACTGATCACGATCGAGTGCATCGACGAGATCGCTGACATGATCGGCGTGAAGCCGCAGG
Coding sequences within it:
- a CDS encoding 3-deoxy-7-phosphoheptulonate synthase, with the protein product MIAQTENLNVVGLDPMPSPSEIKALVPMTEAAAATVVAGRKALTGILDREDPRLIVVVGPCSIHDPIAGMDYAKRIKKLADEVSDTLCVVMRVYFEKPRTTTGWKGFINDPHMDDSFRIVEGMERGRRFLRDVAEIGMPAATEALDPVAPQYYGDLVSWTAIGARTSESQTHREMASGLSTPVGFKNGTDGSLDAAINGILSAAAPHSFLGMNDRGEASIIRTCGNKYGHVVLRGGGGRPNYDSVSVKLAEQALLKAGLPMNLMIDCSHANSWKKPEYQPLVMRDVVHQIREGNSSIVGVMIESFIEAGNQPIPKDLSQLKYGCSVTDGCVSWETTEEMLRHAHEVLAPVIAARGRG